A DNA window from Desulfatibacillum aliphaticivorans DSM 15576 contains the following coding sequences:
- a CDS encoding methyl-accepting chemotaxis protein, which translates to MKIKSIQQKIALSAALSILVLVGIIVAFFTYEMNLTAAENRELAEKQGVKDVAEEGEKIAREIETKLDQSLYLARSLAQMLSGVKDPDRPLKMYRDEFTIILKTMLENNPQLLGIYTAWEPDAFDGLDDLYMGVEGHDQTGRYIPYWHKGDDGEPVLEALVDYDKEGAGDYYQIPKKTMKECILEPYIYEIGGKPVLLTSMVAPIIVNDVFYGIAGVDMKLDSFQAMADNMNQFFDGHGRVVLISNSGILAGVTGKPGLVGKHMQEVHNDWKADIGHVQSGKQKIEVEEGNIEGFIPIRIGQTGTPWSANVLVPESIVTAQAVAKAAKDRKLIIIAATVSAFLMVVCLILMWWVAGRIAKPIKKASALMDRISIGDLSAKAHIQGRDEVAAMGASIDRFVDGMRAFLGLLEEVANGDLTVSFPQRDEQDDISPVAQKMVDSLHALASEVNNASEQVHAGAGQISSASQSLSQGATEQAASLQEITASMSEIAKQAKENAENAREANNIAHSVGESGDKGASQMEEMVASMGGIEQASNDISKIIKVIDDIAFQTNLLALNAAVEAARAGKHGKGFAVVAQEVRNLASRSAKAAAETSELIEDSIRRVTDGSRVASETEEILREVLDGIHKVTNLAGEIAEASNDQAQGAAQINQALGQIDSVTQLNTANAEETASSAQELSAQASTLKSLIGRFKTNAQRRSGDRALISANDSRSMPEFPMLDAPDDAWG; encoded by the coding sequence ATGAAGATTAAAAGTATTCAGCAGAAGATCGCTTTATCAGCCGCTTTGTCCATCCTGGTTCTGGTAGGAATTATTGTCGCCTTTTTCACCTATGAAATGAACCTGACAGCCGCTGAAAACCGGGAGCTGGCGGAGAAGCAGGGCGTCAAGGATGTTGCGGAAGAAGGCGAAAAGATAGCCAGGGAGATTGAAACGAAGCTTGACCAGTCCTTGTACTTGGCGCGGTCCCTGGCCCAGATGTTATCCGGAGTTAAAGATCCTGACAGGCCCTTGAAAATGTATCGCGATGAATTCACCATCATCCTGAAAACAATGTTGGAGAACAACCCCCAACTCCTCGGCATTTACACCGCCTGGGAGCCCGACGCATTTGACGGCCTGGACGATTTGTACATGGGCGTGGAAGGGCACGATCAAACAGGGCGATACATCCCGTATTGGCACAAGGGAGATGACGGCGAGCCGGTTTTGGAGGCTTTGGTGGACTATGATAAAGAGGGCGCTGGGGACTATTATCAGATCCCCAAAAAAACAATGAAGGAATGCATCCTGGAACCTTATATCTATGAAATTGGCGGCAAACCCGTACTGCTAACCTCCATGGTTGCACCCATTATTGTAAATGACGTTTTTTACGGCATCGCCGGGGTGGACATGAAGCTGGACTCCTTCCAGGCCATGGCCGACAATATGAACCAGTTTTTTGACGGTCACGGGCGGGTTGTCCTGATCAGCAATAGTGGAATTCTTGCCGGAGTCACCGGGAAGCCGGGGCTTGTCGGAAAGCATATGCAGGAAGTGCATAATGATTGGAAGGCTGATATCGGGCATGTTCAGAGCGGAAAGCAAAAAATTGAGGTGGAAGAGGGAAATATTGAAGGATTCATCCCTATTCGCATTGGCCAGACCGGCACCCCCTGGAGCGCTAATGTGCTTGTGCCGGAATCTATTGTAACGGCGCAGGCGGTCGCCAAAGCCGCCAAGGACAGGAAATTGATTATTATAGCTGCTACGGTCAGTGCTTTTTTGATGGTCGTTTGCCTGATTCTGATGTGGTGGGTGGCGGGCCGCATTGCAAAACCCATCAAGAAAGCGTCGGCGTTGATGGATCGCATTTCCATAGGAGACCTGAGCGCCAAAGCCCATATTCAAGGGCGCGACGAAGTCGCCGCCATGGGCGCTTCCATTGATAGATTTGTGGACGGCATGCGCGCCTTTTTGGGACTATTGGAGGAAGTGGCCAACGGAGACCTGACGGTTTCCTTTCCACAAAGGGATGAACAGGATGACATCAGTCCTGTGGCTCAGAAAATGGTGGATTCGCTCCACGCCCTGGCCAGCGAAGTGAATAATGCTTCCGAGCAGGTGCATGCGGGCGCCGGACAAATTTCCTCGGCCAGCCAGTCCTTATCCCAGGGGGCCACGGAGCAGGCGGCTTCTCTTCAGGAAATTACGGCTTCCATGTCGGAAATCGCCAAGCAAGCCAAAGAAAATGCGGAAAACGCCCGGGAAGCTAACAATATCGCACACTCCGTGGGAGAATCCGGGGATAAGGGCGCCTCCCAAATGGAGGAAATGGTTGCTTCCATGGGCGGAATTGAACAGGCGAGCAACGACATTTCAAAAATCATCAAGGTCATTGACGATATCGCCTTCCAGACAAACCTGCTTGCCCTGAACGCTGCCGTGGAAGCCGCCAGAGCCGGAAAACACGGCAAGGGATTCGCCGTGGTCGCCCAGGAAGTGCGTAATTTGGCGTCCCGCAGCGCCAAAGCTGCAGCCGAGACTTCTGAACTGATTGAAGACTCCATCAGGCGAGTGACTGACGGCTCCCGGGTCGCCTCAGAGACGGAGGAAATACTAAGGGAGGTATTGGACGGCATTCATAAAGTAACCAATCTGGCGGGAGAAATTGCAGAGGCCTCCAATGATCAGGCTCAAGGCGCCGCCCAGATCAATCAGGCTCTGGGACAGATTGATTCGGTAACCCAGCTAAATACAGCGAATGCGGAAGAAACCGCATCTTCCGCCCAGGAACTGTCGGCCCAGGCCTCCACCTTAAAATCTTTGATTGGGCGTTTTAAAACAAATGCGCAACGCCGTTCGGGTGATAGGGCGCTCATTTCCGCAAACGACAGTCGCAGCATGCCGGAATTTCCCATGCTGGACGCGCCTGACGACGCCTGGGGATAA
- a CDS encoding crotonase/enoyl-CoA hydratase family protein produces MSDDILKVEKEGHIAWLVLNNPQKRNTMTHAFFYGLIDIFKELDADPDVRVVVIRAEGKSFTAGLDLVEAGQSLLGGSGADDRENLRAHVLELQESMNVIEKCRKPVIAAAHSHCIGGGIDMLSACDIRICTKDVTFSIRETRIAIIADLGTLQRMPTLIGHGRFRELALTGRDFGAQEALDMGFVTHVCEDQDALIAKARELAEDIAGLAPLTVQGVKDVILHGRDNGVYQGLTYVAQKNAAQLPSEDVLEAVAAFMEKRKPDFKGK; encoded by the coding sequence ATGAGCGACGATATATTAAAGGTGGAAAAAGAGGGGCATATTGCCTGGCTGGTGCTCAATAACCCTCAAAAACGCAACACCATGACCCATGCCTTTTTTTACGGCCTGATCGACATATTCAAGGAACTGGACGCAGACCCGGACGTCCGCGTGGTCGTCATTCGGGCCGAAGGCAAATCCTTTACCGCGGGCCTGGATCTTGTGGAAGCGGGCCAGTCCCTGCTGGGAGGATCCGGGGCCGACGACCGGGAGAATCTCCGCGCCCATGTTCTGGAGTTGCAGGAAAGCATGAACGTCATTGAAAAATGCCGCAAGCCGGTCATTGCAGCCGCGCACAGCCACTGCATAGGCGGCGGCATCGATATGCTCAGCGCTTGCGACATCCGCATCTGCACCAAGGACGTAACGTTCAGCATCCGGGAAACCCGGATCGCCATTATCGCCGACCTGGGCACGCTCCAGCGCATGCCCACCTTGATCGGCCATGGAAGATTCCGTGAACTGGCGCTCACAGGCCGGGATTTCGGCGCTCAGGAAGCCCTGGACATGGGATTTGTCACCCATGTTTGCGAGGATCAGGACGCTTTGATCGCCAAAGCCAGGGAGCTTGCCGAAGACATTGCAGGCCTGGCGCCATTGACGGTGCAAGGGGTCAAGGACGTCATCCTGCACGGCCGGGATAACGGCGTGTATCAAGGCCTGACCTATGTAGCCCAGAAAAACGCGGCCCAGCTTCCCTCCGAGGACGTATTGGAAGCCGTCGCCGCTTTTATGGAAAAACGCAAGCCCGACTTCAAGGGCAAATAG
- a CDS encoding NAD(P)H-dependent flavin oxidoreductase, giving the protein MIETKLTKLLGIKYPLVGGTMMWITTADFVAAISNAGGLGVLASAVYQSKEEFEVAVDAIQKKTDKPFAVNINLFPAMRAIDNNEYVDVMIDKGVKIVETSGHSAPEELCKRFKDAGMTWIHKCVGVKYALKVQGMGADVVTVVGYENGGATGRLDIGTMVLVPTVVDAVNLPVIGGGGISDGRGVAAILSLGAEGVIMGSRIMATKECPIHDNLKQAFVGASELDTMLVMRSINATHRVWINDAAQKCRELEENQASFEELYEVIKGDNAKKMYDEGDLGAGIVSLGQGVGMTHDVPTVAELFERIMKEAEERLVKLNGQIK; this is encoded by the coding sequence ATGATCGAAACCAAACTCACCAAGCTGCTGGGCATCAAATACCCCCTCGTGGGCGGAACCATGATGTGGATTACTACGGCCGACTTTGTGGCCGCCATTTCCAACGCAGGGGGGCTGGGCGTTTTGGCTTCCGCGGTTTATCAATCCAAGGAAGAGTTTGAAGTCGCTGTAGACGCTATCCAGAAGAAAACGGACAAACCCTTTGCCGTGAACATCAATCTGTTTCCGGCCATGCGCGCGATTGACAATAACGAGTACGTGGACGTCATGATCGACAAGGGCGTCAAAATCGTGGAAACCTCCGGCCATTCGGCTCCCGAAGAACTGTGCAAGCGCTTCAAGGACGCCGGCATGACCTGGATTCATAAATGCGTGGGCGTCAAGTACGCGCTTAAAGTGCAGGGCATGGGCGCGGACGTGGTCACCGTGGTGGGGTACGAAAACGGCGGCGCCACGGGCAGGCTGGATATCGGCACCATGGTTCTGGTTCCCACGGTTGTGGACGCCGTGAACCTGCCTGTGATCGGCGGCGGCGGCATTTCCGACGGCCGGGGCGTTGCAGCCATTCTCTCCCTGGGCGCCGAAGGCGTGATCATGGGTTCTCGCATCATGGCCACCAAGGAATGCCCCATCCACGACAACCTCAAGCAAGCCTTTGTGGGCGCTTCCGAACTAGACACCATGCTGGTCATGCGCAGCATCAACGCCACGCACCGCGTCTGGATCAACGACGCGGCCCAAAAATGCCGCGAACTGGAAGAGAACCAAGCCTCCTTTGAAGAGCTTTACGAAGTCATCAAGGGCGATAACGCCAAAAAGATGTACGACGAAGGCGACTTGGGCGCGGGCATCGTCTCCTTGGGCCAGGGCGTGGGCATGACCCACGACGTTCCCACGGTGGCCGAACTGTTCGAGCGGATCATGAAGGAAGCCGAGGAAAGGCTCGTAAAGTTAAACGGCCAGATTAAGTGA
- a CDS encoding diguanylate cyclase domain-containing protein encodes MLYSQYSQTDSLTEVVYMAGAFKTASDTPIQLLKVSILANNPDTGESMERILERAEAFQCAGVARNTDELQSLAAQGGVHAVLLDHAPTLQEKILAQSLGLPLTLLDDDETQNEPIPSVCGRLQKDAANAASLEMVLNHALETHALIQDLGKACSRMNYLRENRETAERLGNIISMIGVAAHEVNQPLTSLLGHLELMSMNKDDAEKVLKYLDRVDESGEKIAYIVKQIQDLRHEHWANDGVFEADGRSLFVLFAGANGDIFEHLSKVLEGYPKIHGARAVGDQIPVETDVVVAEYSTGHDWQSWIEAAREADKNIVLTAECRDMPGACKIVNIGQADGVMTAWAPESECLQILTQVCEVGYFRKKANNARLRLRNTALKDDLTGLVTDSIMKRAVGKEIPRSETMKRTSSLLAIHVEDMENIQEKIGPKGLNHAILFVGKHLRRNSHREDLPSRVFGDRFLVLLPGRDKNEAREWCHCLTQAIEQNPFDWFGKTMDIGITAGIVEHVGGQPETMERWMENAEQALAQARAQGPGTVFVLE; translated from the coding sequence ATGCTGTATTCGCAGTATTCCCAAACTGATTCTCTCACGGAGGTTGTGTACATGGCCGGCGCTTTTAAAACGGCTTCTGATACGCCAATTCAATTGCTTAAAGTCAGCATTCTCGCCAATAATCCCGACACAGGCGAATCCATGGAGCGCATTCTGGAAAGGGCCGAAGCCTTCCAATGCGCCGGAGTCGCCCGCAATACGGACGAATTGCAATCGCTTGCCGCCCAAGGCGGCGTTCATGCGGTTTTGCTGGATCACGCCCCTACCCTTCAGGAAAAAATCCTGGCCCAATCCCTGGGCCTGCCATTGACGCTTTTGGACGACGACGAAACCCAAAATGAGCCGATCCCTTCAGTCTGCGGCCGTCTGCAAAAAGACGCCGCTAACGCAGCGTCCCTGGAGATGGTCCTGAACCATGCCCTGGAAACCCATGCATTAATCCAGGATCTAGGTAAGGCCTGTTCCCGCATGAACTACTTGCGGGAAAATCGGGAGACAGCCGAACGCCTGGGAAATATCATCAGCATGATCGGGGTGGCGGCCCACGAGGTTAATCAGCCTCTCACCAGCCTCTTGGGCCACCTGGAACTGATGAGCATGAACAAGGACGACGCGGAAAAGGTGTTGAAATACCTTGACCGGGTGGATGAGTCGGGCGAAAAAATCGCTTATATCGTCAAGCAAATTCAGGACTTGCGGCATGAACACTGGGCTAATGACGGGGTCTTTGAGGCGGACGGACGCAGCCTGTTTGTTTTATTCGCCGGCGCCAATGGCGACATATTCGAGCATCTTTCCAAAGTTTTGGAGGGATATCCCAAAATTCATGGGGCCAGGGCTGTCGGCGACCAAATTCCCGTGGAAACGGACGTTGTGGTCGCGGAATACTCCACCGGGCATGATTGGCAATCATGGATCGAGGCGGCCAGGGAAGCGGATAAAAATATTGTCTTGACGGCGGAATGCAGGGATATGCCCGGGGCCTGCAAGATAGTCAACATAGGCCAGGCGGACGGAGTTATGACTGCCTGGGCGCCTGAATCCGAATGCTTACAAATTTTGACCCAGGTATGCGAAGTCGGCTACTTTCGTAAAAAAGCAAACAACGCCCGGTTGAGGCTGCGCAATACAGCCCTTAAGGACGACCTGACCGGCCTTGTCACGGACTCCATCATGAAAAGAGCCGTGGGCAAGGAAATCCCCAGGTCGGAGACCATGAAGCGGACTTCTTCGCTGCTCGCCATTCACGTGGAAGATATGGAAAACATTCAGGAAAAAATCGGCCCAAAAGGTTTGAATCACGCCATTTTATTCGTTGGCAAGCATTTGCGAAGAAACTCCCACAGAGAGGACCTGCCGTCCAGGGTGTTCGGCGACCGATTTCTCGTTCTCCTGCCGGGCAGGGATAAAAACGAGGCCCGGGAATGGTGTCATTGCCTCACTCAGGCCATTGAACAGAATCCTTTTGACTGGTTTGGTAAAACCATGGATATCGGCATTACGGCAGGAATCGTAGAGCACGTTGGAGGCCAGCCCGAAACCATGGAAAGATGGATGGAAAATGCCGAGCAAGCTCTCGCTCAAGCCAGGGCGCAAGGGCCGGGAACCGTTTTTGTGTTGGAATAA
- the thiD gene encoding bifunctional hydroxymethylpyrimidine kinase/phosphomethylpyrimidine kinase: protein MPDSTIPVVLSIAGSDSGAGAGIQADLKTFAALGVYGTTAITAITAQNTLGVQDWQEVSPDLIVAQIRAVASDMRPKAVKTGMLGGPETVRIVAREIRDLGLENLVVDPVMKAKGGKDLLLQEAYEIMVKELFPLARVVTPNLDEASELVGYDVKDLSQIKEAAKAIQTMGPAAVVIKGGHCQGQPNDLLYNGSEFFEYPGKRIDTPHSHGTGCTFASAVAAGLAKGMKVREAVFRAKEFTTRAVKHGLPLGGGHGPVNHFPDLLKQKIPEE from the coding sequence ATGCCTGATTCAACCATTCCTGTCGTTCTAAGCATCGCCGGATCCGACTCCGGAGCGGGAGCCGGAATTCAGGCGGATTTGAAAACCTTTGCAGCGCTCGGAGTATATGGAACGACCGCCATTACGGCCATTACCGCCCAAAACACCCTTGGAGTGCAGGATTGGCAAGAGGTTTCGCCCGATTTGATCGTCGCTCAAATTCGCGCCGTGGCTTCGGACATGCGTCCGAAAGCCGTAAAAACCGGCATGCTGGGCGGGCCTGAAACGGTTCGGATCGTGGCTCGGGAAATCCGCGATTTGGGGCTTGAGAATCTGGTGGTGGACCCGGTCATGAAAGCCAAAGGCGGGAAGGATCTTTTGCTGCAGGAAGCCTACGAGATTATGGTGAAGGAGTTGTTCCCCCTGGCTCGGGTTGTGACGCCCAATCTGGACGAAGCGTCAGAACTGGTGGGGTATGACGTCAAAGATTTGTCACAGATCAAAGAGGCGGCCAAGGCCATCCAGACCATGGGCCCTGCTGCGGTGGTGATCAAGGGCGGGCACTGCCAGGGTCAGCCCAACGACTTATTGTATAACGGAAGTGAATTTTTTGAGTATCCGGGCAAGCGAATCGACACGCCCCATTCCCACGGCACGGGCTGTACATTCGCCTCGGCCGTCGCCGCGGGGCTGGCTAAAGGCATGAAAGTGCGGGAAGCGGTTTTTCGCGCCAAGGAGTTTACGACAAGAGCCGTCAAACACGGCTTGCCTTTAGGCGGAGGACACGGCCCGGTCAATCATTTTCCCGATTTGCTGAAACAAAAAATACCCGAGGAGTAA
- the uvrC gene encoding excinuclease ABC subunit UvrC, translating to MSEIEKKLATLSNGPGVYLMKDESGEIIYVGKARSLKKRVSSYFLEKANRDLKTGILVKKIASFDAILVTTEKEALILEANLIRKHKPRYNILLKDGKRFPSLRIDVRTSYPRLEVVRKVKKDGAIYFGPFSSAGKLRSTLKIINKTFQLRKCKQKEPPKRNRPCLNYQMGQCLGPCCLPVDRDEYLDMVNEVILFLKGRTNDLLQKIKEQMAAASERQEYELAARLRDRMFAIQATVEKQAAVTTDFVDRDVIGIDREPEGSAISVLYVRGGFLLGSRNYNFDEVLGTDSESIQAFLRQYYDKDRFIPDEVFVPCQLENMELMEQWLTETAEKRVVLHWPQRGEKTRLIEMANENAHEALKDRISSENVFKSLLERLQKRLRMDRPPRRIECFDISHTGGNQTVASMIVFEDGKEAKSEYRTFNIDSLDHPDDYAAMHEVMARRFSPDKDWPTPDVLLIDGGKGQLSITASVLDGLGVMGAFEVISIAKKDEAKKETMDKIYRPGQANPVVFGRDGDVLLFLQRVRDEAHRFAITTHRKKRAKTIRKSALDSVPGIGEKRKKALLRHFGSIKRLKEASPEDIAQVPGISVKRAQEILEALDA from the coding sequence TTGTCTGAAATAGAAAAAAAACTGGCCACATTATCCAACGGACCCGGGGTGTATCTCATGAAGGACGAGTCCGGGGAGATCATCTATGTGGGCAAGGCCAGAAGCCTGAAAAAACGGGTGTCTTCCTATTTTCTGGAGAAGGCCAACCGGGACCTGAAAACCGGCATCCTGGTCAAGAAGATCGCCTCCTTTGACGCTATCCTGGTGACCACGGAAAAGGAAGCTCTGATCCTGGAAGCCAACCTCATCCGCAAGCATAAGCCCCGCTACAATATCCTGTTAAAAGACGGAAAACGCTTTCCCTCCCTGCGAATCGACGTGCGCACGTCCTATCCGCGCCTGGAAGTGGTTAGAAAGGTCAAAAAGGACGGCGCCATTTATTTCGGGCCGTTTTCGTCGGCGGGCAAGCTAAGAAGCACATTAAAGATCATCAACAAGACCTTTCAACTCCGCAAATGCAAGCAAAAGGAGCCGCCCAAACGCAACCGGCCGTGCCTGAACTATCAGATGGGGCAATGCCTGGGGCCTTGCTGCCTTCCCGTGGACCGGGACGAATACCTGGACATGGTGAATGAGGTGATCCTGTTTTTAAAAGGCCGCACAAATGATTTGCTCCAAAAAATCAAGGAGCAGATGGCCGCCGCTTCCGAAAGGCAGGAGTACGAACTGGCTGCTCGCCTGCGGGATCGCATGTTTGCCATTCAGGCCACGGTGGAAAAACAGGCGGCCGTAACCACGGATTTTGTGGACCGGGACGTGATCGGCATCGATAGGGAGCCGGAAGGTTCGGCCATCTCCGTGCTTTACGTCCGGGGCGGCTTTTTGTTGGGGTCCCGGAACTACAACTTTGATGAAGTCCTGGGCACGGACTCGGAAAGCATTCAGGCATTTTTACGCCAGTATTATGACAAGGACCGGTTCATCCCTGACGAGGTGTTCGTTCCCTGCCAATTGGAAAACATGGAGTTGATGGAACAATGGCTTACCGAAACCGCGGAAAAACGGGTGGTTCTCCACTGGCCGCAACGGGGCGAAAAAACCCGCCTCATTGAAATGGCCAACGAAAACGCCCACGAAGCCCTTAAGGACCGCATTTCGTCGGAAAATGTGTTCAAAAGCCTGCTGGAAAGGCTGCAAAAGCGTCTGCGTATGGATCGGCCGCCCCGGCGCATCGAGTGCTTTGACATTTCCCATACCGGCGGAAATCAGACCGTAGCTTCCATGATCGTCTTTGAGGACGGCAAGGAAGCCAAGTCCGAATACCGCACCTTTAATATCGACAGCCTGGACCACCCGGATGATTACGCGGCCATGCACGAGGTCATGGCGCGGCGGTTTTCGCCGGACAAGGATTGGCCCACTCCCGACGTTCTTTTGATCGACGGAGGCAAAGGCCAGCTTTCCATTACGGCGTCCGTTTTGGACGGCCTGGGCGTCATGGGCGCTTTTGAGGTGATCAGCATCGCCAAAAAAGACGAAGCCAAAAAGGAAACCATGGACAAAATCTACCGCCCCGGGCAGGCCAACCCCGTGGTTTTCGGCCGGGACGGGGACGTGCTTTTGTTCCTGCAACGGGTTCGGGACGAAGCCCACCGCTTCGCCATCACAACCCATAGAAAAAAACGGGCCAAGACCATTCGAAAATCCGCCCTGGATAGTGTGCCCGGAATAGGGGAGAAGCGGAAAAAAGCCCTGTTGCGGCATTTCGGCAGCATAAAACGCCTGAAAGAGGCCAGTCCCGAGGACATCGCCCAGGTTCCGGGCATCAGCGTCAAACGCGCCCAGGAGATCCTGGAGGCTCTGGACGCCTGA
- a CDS encoding exonuclease SbcCD subunit D C-terminal domain-containing protein, whose product MKLIHTSDWHLGRSLYGRKRYDEFEQFLDWLLEVIRERQAEALLVSGDVFDTGTPSNRAQELYYRFLGKISRTGCRHVVITAGNHDSPTFLDAPKTLLRYQSVHVVGGIDEDPANEALVLNDDKSRPELIVCAVPYLRDRDVRLAEAGESMDDKAQKMLAGIEEHYKRVCGAAKAARDALDQPVPIVAMGHLFTAGGRTEKEDGVRELYVGGLGQARPEIFPEEIDYLALGHLHIPQTVGGRDHFRYSGSPLPMSFKESEQNKMVLEVEFTGTQPQVRELATPCFRELKRIRGGHDELMQAVTNMKEQGSQAWLELEYTDETGAGILLEDVKSLIEGTGMEVVRTNDLRMASRIMGRETPLETLSELSEEAVFTRCMEARSVPELQREELMDAFKEILASIHEQDIRAE is encoded by the coding sequence ATGAAACTGATCCACACTTCCGACTGGCACCTGGGCCGCTCTCTTTACGGAAGAAAGCGGTACGACGAATTCGAGCAATTTCTGGACTGGCTTTTGGAAGTCATCCGCGAAAGGCAAGCGGAAGCCTTGCTGGTTTCCGGGGACGTTTTCGATACCGGGACGCCCAGCAACCGGGCCCAGGAATTGTATTACCGGTTTCTGGGAAAGATATCCCGGACGGGCTGCCGCCACGTAGTCATAACCGCAGGCAATCACGACTCTCCGACTTTTCTTGACGCCCCTAAAACCCTGCTTCGCTACCAAAGCGTCCATGTTGTGGGAGGGATCGATGAAGATCCTGCAAACGAAGCGCTGGTCTTGAATGATGATAAAAGCCGGCCGGAATTGATCGTCTGCGCAGTCCCCTACCTCCGGGATCGGGACGTCCGTTTGGCGGAAGCCGGAGAATCCATGGACGACAAAGCTCAAAAAATGCTTGCCGGAATCGAGGAGCACTACAAACGGGTGTGCGGCGCCGCCAAGGCCGCCCGGGACGCTTTGGACCAACCCGTCCCCATTGTCGCCATGGGGCATTTATTCACGGCGGGAGGCCGCACGGAAAAGGAGGACGGGGTCAGGGAGTTGTATGTGGGCGGTTTGGGCCAAGCCCGCCCGGAAATTTTTCCGGAGGAAATCGACTATCTGGCCCTGGGCCATCTGCACATTCCCCAAACAGTCGGGGGGCGGGATCATTTTCGGTATTCAGGCTCGCCCCTGCCCATGAGCTTTAAAGAGTCCGAACAGAATAAAATGGTCCTGGAAGTGGAATTTACAGGAACCCAACCCCAAGTCCGGGAACTGGCGACGCCTTGCTTTCGTGAGTTAAAGCGAATCCGCGGCGGGCATGACGAGTTGATGCAGGCCGTCACAAATATGAAGGAGCAAGGCAGCCAGGCCTGGCTGGAACTGGAATACACCGACGAAACCGGCGCAGGAATCCTGCTGGAAGACGTTAAATCCCTGATTGAGGGAACCGGCATGGAAGTGGTTCGCACGAACGATCTCAGAATGGCCTCTCGGATCATGGGCCGGGAGACGCCCTTGGAAACCCTGAGCGAACTTTCCGAAGAAGCGGTTTTTACCCGGTGTATGGAGGCCAGGTCCGTGCCTGAACTTCAGCGCGAAGAGCTTATGGACGCCTTTAAGGAAATTTTGGCCTCAATTCATGAGCAGGACATCAGGGCGGAATAG